The Faecalibacterium sp. I3-3-89 sequence TTCCACCCGGTAAACGAGCGGGGCGTGTCGGACGGTTTTGCTGGTCTGGTCAGAAGGTTCTACGGCAGGGGTTTCGGACAATTTCATTGTAGGGGATTCGGGCGCGATTTTCAAGTCCTCACGGGTCAGTTTAGCGGAATTTTTGCGGACATTCGTCATAGGCATGTCTCCTTTGCACTTCTCCAGACCCGGCGCAGCTCCGGTTGAACTGCACCCTTGTGGGCCGGTAAATATGTAAGGGCCTGCCGCTCCTGACCCGAAGCAGCAGCCCAAAAAAGTGCGAGAACTTGAATTTACGCGCCCCACGCGCCCCAAACCACACAAAAGTACCTTCCTGTGTTGATTTTATAGGGCGCATGGCTGGGATGCACGCGCCCTCTTGGGGCGCATCTTGGTTTCTCTCCCGCCCCGAAGGGGCGGATGCGCGCTCGAAGAAAACAACGATAACAGGTAAAAACAAATGTTTTGGGGCGCGTAGGGCGGGAGATTTTCACTTTTCGTGTGTTTTATGCCGCAGCAAAGGCGGGGTGGACGCATACGCCCCGGAAGCCGCGATACTTTCCCTCGATGTGCTTGGAAAAGGTCAGGCCATACTTCCCTGCATTTTTCAGCAGGAACTGGCTGAACTTCTTTTGCGGAACGGGTGATTCCAGATTATCCTCGCACCACTTGGTGTAGGCGCGGTAGAGATAGGTGGAGCGTTCCTCGGTGTCGGGCTTGAAGCGGACATACGCCGTTGCCTGCATGAACTGGGTCAGGTTGTCGCTGTCCGCCATGGCTGCTTCGAGGTTCTGGATGGAGCGCTCGCTGATGGTAAACTGATAGCGGTTCGCCAGCAGACGGTGTAACCCCTCCAGCATCCACAGCAGGATGCCGGGACGCTCCTCGGACAACTCTTCGATGAGGAAGGGATTATCCACCCGGGCAGGGTCACGGTCTTTCACCGTGATGAGGATCTGTCTGCGCCAGAAGCCGTCGCTGTCATCATGAGCGGCCACAAGGTTGCCATTGCCGAAGCAGATGAAACGAACGTACAGCAGACCTTGGACAGCCTGCTTGTTCTTCCGCTCGATGCACAAACGATCCTCGGCGGTGACGATGGACTTGATGTTCCGCGTTTCAGGCAAAGCCACCATGTTCAAATCGTCATCGACCATGACCAGCTTGTACTCCAGATTTGCACTGGCAAAGCGGTTCGTTTCGATGCGGAGGATGGATTCGGAGTGAGAGGCTTCCCCGAACAGCTTCTTCAGCAGCAAGCCGATGCGGGACTTCCCCTCGCCGCCCTTGCCGGTCATGACCAGCATCTTCTGCGCCTTGGTAGACGGGATCAGGAGATAGCCAAGATATTCCTGCAAGGTCAGAATGTCCTCCGGGATCAGCAGACCGTCCAGAAATTCCAGCCACTTGGTCGGTGCGGGGGCATCGGGCTGGTATTCCACGGGGAGCCGGTTCAGGCAGAGTTCCTTTTCCGGCACAAATCCCCGTTCGTCCAGAAAGTAGGTTCCGTTCTGGAGATGGATGCGGTCAAGCTGGGGTTTCCATTCAGGGGTATAGGTTTCGATACGGAGTGCGTCCAGAACCTGCTTCTCCTTCTTGGCAAGGTTGTCGAGCACAAAGTCACGGAGGTCGCTGTGGACTTCGTAGAGCAGTGCGTCCTCGTCTACCTCGCCGTTCTGGTCGAACAGCTTCTGTTTCAGGCACATCATGGGGTGTTTCTCTAAAAAGTACTGGCAGTAAGCGGTTTCACGCACTTTGCCCTTACTGTCTACCCAAGGGCATTCGCATTCTTCCTCTTCTTCCAGTTCGTCCTCATCACGCCAATCGTCGTTCCTCTTTTTCCAGTCGCTCATGTAATCCCTCCCAATACTTCCGTAGCTCGTTTTCGGTCTGCGGGTCCGGGAGCACCGAACAGTCCAGATAATATTCAACGATGTCAAGGTTCTTTATCGCTTCAAGGAAGCAGGGGTGAAGTTCTTCTGTGGGTGACTGCGGTTCGTATCGGACCCGCCAACGCTGCAGACAGCGGTAATAGTCCAGCAGCAGCTGCCGGACGGTGGGCGGTCTGCGGGGAGCAAGCCGCACCTTGCCGTCGGCAAGTGCCATGCCGAAATCGTTCTTCAACTTTTCCACAGCCTTATAGGGAGAAAGTTGAAAAAGTCTGCCGACAAAATCGATCACATCTCCATCTGCCTGACAGGCGAAACAGTGGAAACGGCTGTCCACCTTCATGCTGGGGTGTTTATCCCCGTGGAAGGGGCAGCACATCATACCGTTCCGATTTACGGCTAAGCCGTACAGCTCCGCTGCCTGCCGGGTCGAGATGGCGTTCTTTACGTCCGAAAAGACAGAGGTGCTACCCTCCGTCCCAATGGGTGGGGTACAGGCGAAAGGACGAAGCCCGGTGAGGGGCGTGGGTGAGGTTGGGTTTATTCACACATCGATCCGTCAGAGTGTTGTTCATTTGACCTCCTGCTGCGGTACGGTGTGGCTGCGCTCTTCCTTGCGGAAGAAGGCTTCCACGTTCTGTTGTGCGGTGCGGAGTTCACGCAGTTCGATCTGCGCTTTCTTGTAGCGGGTGTAGAACCCGTTTTTCTCCGAGGAAAGGGTCTGGTATTCGGCATCCAGCTTTTTGAGGTCCGGCAGCGTCCTGAGCCCATTGGCCTTGAAATAGGCGCAAGCGGCCTCGTACACAGCAAACTCTGCACGGTGCTGCTCCTTGAACTTGGCGGGATTCCGCACAGTCTGGAGCTTCTGTGCAAGGGGCTTGTACTGCCGATAGACCACAAGATGCCCGCGCAGCTCCTTGAGGGAGACCATGCGGGCATCCAGGTCTTTGACCACCGCCAGTGCATCGTCGTGCTGGGTTTTCAGTTCGGCAATGCGCTGGTTCAGGGCATCTTCGCTGAGCAGCTTTTTCTCCTGCAGGAGACACAAGGTTTGCGACCAGCGTTTGAGGTTGAACTTTTTCGCCCAACGCTCATAGCCGATGCCCTTACCTGCGGCAACATTCGCCTGAATGTCAACCAGTTTCCTGATCTTATCCGGCTTCTTTTCGCTGCTGGGCTGGATGGTGACGGCAAGCTGGATGTTCTGGGAGAGGACGGTCAGCACCTGCTCCTTTTCCAGCTTCTTGCTCAGTTTCTTGGCGGTGATGAACTTTGTCCGGCCGGGCGGGCAGTAGCTCAACCGACCTCGGCTCTCCTTCACGGCGATGCCGTGTTCCTGCATGAGCAATGCAGAAAATTCCTCGAAGGTGGTGGTCTTGTTCAGCACAGCGTAGATCTGCTTTCGCAGCTTGTCCAGTTCGGTCTGATAGACGGTCTGGGTGGGCTGCTGCCCTTCGGCGGCAAGTTTGGCGTTGGCATGGTCGAGGCGGCGTTGTCCGCGCCGCTGCGCCCAATACTCGCGCTCCGAAACATGGTCGCCTTGAGCTTCCAGCAAATTGATCTGGTTCAGATCGGCTTGCTCGCACATTTCCATGACAGCGACACGGAGGTGCCGGAGCATGGCTGAAGTGCAGCGGTGCTTCTTGCCCGCTTCCCAGTCGCACGGCTTGTCCATGAAGGGCTGCCGTTCCACGGTGCGGACGCGCAAGCTGCCGATGACGATGTGGACGTGGATGTTCCCGGCACTGTTGTGCCCATCCGGGTGGGTGCAGACGATGGCGGGATGACCGGGGAAGTTGTCCTTGCAGAACTGCAAGCCAAGGGCTTGCGCCCGCTCCATGGTCAGGTCGTTCTCTACTGCGTCCTTCGGGTCGAAGCTGATGATATAATGGTGGGTCTTCACGTCCTCCCGCCCGCCGTTCTTGCCGTACTTGCGATTGGCAATCAGGCAGGCCATAGCGAACGAGGATTCGCCGCACTCAAGGGTGTCGAGCAGGTACGAATCCCGCAGCTTGGGTCTGCCCTTCTCGTCCAGAATGGGCAGACCGGTGTACTCGTTGTGCTGAAAGGTGAGATAGCTTTCGGCGGCGGCGTAGTTAGAGTTCTTCGAGCTTAAATGCTTGATGGTTGCCATACAGTTCACCAACCGTTTCTTCGGCTTTCAGCCGAAAGTTCGTGAGTGCGGACAGTTCCTCCAGAATTTGCGCCCGGAGCTGCTCGGTGTCTTTGCCGCCGGAGTTGAAGTGCCGTGCAAGCTGGTTGAGGTTGCTGCCCACCTTGCTGCACTGGGCAGACAAGGCGGCAAGCGCCGCCAGTGCATCCTCGCCGCCCTGCGCCACCACAACGGTGTGCTTGACGTTTACGCCGTACAGGACACGGCGGACGAGTTCGGACTGGGTGAGGTGGAGTTCTTTGCAGGCGTATGCAATCCGCAGTTTTTCTTCTGCGGTCACCCTGACTTTGATGATGTGTGTCTTTCGTTTTCGCGGCGTGTCATTGCGGTTCTTCTTTGCGTGTACGTTCGGACTTTTCATTTCAGCCATATTCGACCTCCTGTGAAAATGATAAATGCCCGCTCCGGGATGGAGAGGGCTATGTAATGCGACACGCCGCTTTCGCACCAACGGTGCGAAGCTAGAGCAGGGTTTGGGGAAGGCACTCCCCAACAAGTGGCAGACCATGTGACAGAACATTTTCAAGCATTGAAAATTTGTGGCCACAGGTCGATACTTGCTTTCGCCCTTTCCGTGCAACACTGAAAATTTCAGAATTCGAACCGCAATGCACGTTGAAAATTTTGCAGAGCAAAACGTGTGAAAAGGCAAAGCCCCTGCTCATGGTCACCGTTCACACCGAACGCAGTTCCTGCCCCTGTTTTGCAGCGGCGTTGTCCGGCTCGCCCACAGAAAGCGTGAGGTCATGGCGCAGTATCTCGTTCAGACGGCTTATGTAAGATTCAAGGTACAGTATGAAGAAAGCCGGGCGCAGTGCGGACACTACAACCTGCTTCTTTCAAGCACAAGAATAACACTTTGTGGTTGTGCAGTCAACAACCAAAAACAAATTTTGGAAGATTGAACAACTACATAAGATTTTATTTGTGAAAAAGAAAAATACCGCCCACGCAGCGCAGCGATGATTTTGTCGGGTGAAACGGCGGCAAAATAGATCGGGTGTGTTGCGGGGCGGTAAAAATCTTCATGGGGAATAAATCCTCGCCGCTCTGTACTTTTCTACAAAATTGGTGGGATTTGCGATAAAGGGTATCATGAATTGCGGAGCGCGTCAAGATGGTTTTGCAAAATTTATTGTGGTAAAGCGGTGATAGTAGGACTTATATTTAACACACAGCAAGAAACAATTTCCGTTTCGCACATTGTAATGTTCGCAGAAAAAACTTATAATGCTTTTGAACCTGTAGGACACACAAAACGCAGAAAAGAGAGGGAATCATGAGAAAACTGTTCCTTTTGGAAGATGATCTGAGCCTGATCAGTGGGCTGACTTTTGCATTCAAGAAACAGGGCTTTGCACTGGATACAGCCCGGACGCTGGCAGAAGCCGAGGTGCTGTGGTCAGACAGAAAATATGACCTGCTGGTGCTGGATGTTTCCCTGCCGGATGGCTCTGGCTTCGATTTCTGCCAGAAGGTGCGGCGCACATCCAACGTGCCGATTCTGTTCCTGACTGCTTCGGATGAGGAAATGAATATCATCATGGGACTGGAACTGGGTGGGGATGATTACCTGACCAAGCCGTTCAAGCTGGGTGTCCTGTTGTCGCGGGTCAATGCACTGCTTCGCCGTGCAAATGCGTCCAGCGCAGGAGAACCCGTACTGGAATCGGGCAGCATCACCGTCCGGCTGTTGCAGGGGCAGGCATACAAAAACGGAGTATTGCTGGAACTGACCGGCGCAGAGTACAAGCTGCTCTGCTTCTTTATGCAGCATCCGAATGCCGTGCTATCCAAGGAACAAATTCTGGATGCACTGTGGGACTGCGATGGGGATTACATTGACAGCAGTGCCTTAACAGTGTACATCCGGCGGCTGCGGATGAAGATTGAGGACGACCCCGGCAAACCGCAGATGCTGCTGACTGTCCGCGGCATGGGCTATAAATGGAATGGGTAAAGGTGCCGTATGAAAGTATTCGCAAACCGGGAAATCCGGATTTTGTTCCGGACAGTGCTGGCGGTCTGGGCGGTGGCATTGGCTCTCACGCAGGGCATCGTATGGCATACAACGCATGTATTTTCTTTCGGGTTACTGTTGGTTTTTCTGCTGCTGGGCGGCTGTCTCTGGGGCGTGCTTTTTCGCTATTTCCAAAGGCAGAGCGCGCTTCTGGAACAGGCAGTCCAGCAAATCCAAAGCTGTCTGGATGGTAACCCGGATGCACGACTGGACTGCGACCGGGAGGGAGAACTTTACCGTCTGTTTCACTCCGTTAATGCATTGGCGGCAGTTCTGAGCGCACACGCAGACAACGAGCAGCGGGAGAAGCGTTTTTTGAAAAATACCATTGCAGATATTTCGCACCAGCTCAAAACACCGCTGGCGGCGTTGAATATCTACAACGGTCTGCTTCAGGACGAAGTTGTTTCGCCGTCGGAGGTCAAAGAGTTTGCAGACCTGTCCGAACAGGAGTTGGACCGCATCGAAACGCTGGTGCAGAATCTGCTCAAAATCACCCGGCTGGATGCCGGTTCGGTCGTCTTGGAGAAGAAAAACGAAAATGTTGCTGAAATGGTGCAGGACATCGCGCGGCAGTATAACTATCGTGCAGAGCAGGAACAGAAAAAGCTCGTTCTGTCTGGCTCAGAGGCGGTTACACTTTGGTGCGACCGTGACTGGATGCAGGAAGCTGTGGACAATCTTGTAAAGAATGCCCTTGACCACACAAAGAGCGGAGATACGATTCAGGTAGAGTGGAATGCACTGCCGTCCATGCACACATGAGGCTGACCGTGCTTGTCATAGAGAATGCCTGTACAGAGCTTGTTGATATAACCTCTGTAATGTCGCAAAACCTGTTCAACTGCATCGGTGTCCCCGGCGCAGGCAGAACGAATCACCGAGAGCGGCAAAAAATCTCTGCTCGTGTGTTCATAGGAGTTCATTTACGCCTAACCTCCCTCCGGCAAGTGCGCCTTTAGCTTTTTTCGCAGCTCGTTCAGCGTTTTTGCCCGGTGCCGTTGAACAGCACTCCGGGACATTCCCATGAGGTCGCCAATCTCGCCATCGCCCAGTTCCAGAACACAAAACAGAATCAGAATGCTTTGCTCTTGCTTTGGCAGAGCGGCAAACGCATTGGCAACAAGTTCATTGTCGATGTGCAGATCACAGCCGTAGGATGAAAATACAAATTCTTCACTTGGATAATGGTCTACACTCGTGAGCTGCCCCAGTTCTTCCAACGAAAGAACGCTGAATGACTTTTCACGGTCAAGCAGACGTTTCTTATTTCGGTGATAGTTCCGGGCCTCATTTCGCAGCACCGCTTTGCAGAACGCATCGAATCGGTACTGTTCGCCATCGTTGCGAGGGATAGCTTCCATCTTCTCACCCCCTTTCCGTGGGGATGTCGGGTGGATTTTTCCCTTTCCGCTAATATGACACCCGAAACACCCGATTCTACCCGCTTTTTTGAAAATTTCCAAAAATATTTTTTGAAACAGGTAGATTTTCAGATGGCAATAGAAAAGCCCAGCAGACCGAAAACGGCCAACCGGGCATAATGGCAGCACGAAACGCGCAGCAGCTACATCGTATAGTACATAGTAAAAGCCCTGCTGACCCTGTGCGGGAGCAAGGCTTTTTTTGACAGTTCAAAGCTAGGCGTTCGATAGAATATCAGGCGCATAGCGGCATCCTCCTAGTGGCCGCCATACGGACGATGAAACGCTTTGATAAGCAAAAAGAACCGGCGGCCTTGATTTTCTCAAAAGCCGCTGGTTCAAAATGAGCGCATAAAATTACCTGCTCAAACCAACGGCTTTTTTATTTCCCCTTAGTCGGGGCAGGTTCTCATCATATACTGAAAAAAAGAACCGATAATCACAAGTGAATTCACCTTGTGCATTACCGGCTCTGCGTCTGTGCGTCTGGCTCTTGGATGATAGATAAATTTAGTTTTCTTACCGCAATCAGGGTTTCATGTTTGCATTTAGGACAATATAACGGAAAATTATCCAGTATTGTATCATTGCGAATTTTCAACCGCGTTTTGCTTCCACAAAAGGGACATAAAATCCATTCTATCTTCATCTTATCTTCCTCTGTGCTTAGTTTTCTTCTTTTACTACCGTATAGCAAGCTGACGTTTTTTCTTCGCCTCTTTACATTTCCGAATTGGACATAACCTGTTTTTCAGCCATAGACAATTCCCGATGAAGGTGTAACGCCATAAATACAGTGATTACTACGGAAATCACATCTGCGATGGGTTGAGCATATAGGATTCCGTTCATTCCCCATACCATAGGCAGCAGCAAAATGACAGGAACAAAGCAGACACCTTGTCTACATGCTCCCAAAAAGAAACCTGCCGCACCTTTACCCAAGGCAAGGAACAAAGAGGAGTAAACCGTGTAGAAACCAAAAAGAATGAATGTGATCCCATTTGCAAACAGTGATTTTTGACCCACTAAAATCATTTGAGTATCTCCCTTAGTAAATTGAGAGATAATCTGCATAGAAAAAACAGCCATCACCAAACCTACGACTAAGCAGAAACTTGTAGACCAAATGATTGAGGTTTTGATTGCTTCGCGCAAGCGATCAAACTTCTTTGCCCCATAGCTGAATCCAGCAATAGGCTGGAACCCTTTCAGAAATCCAAAAACAACAAGAGTTCCCATAGAAGTAATTCGCGTAACCGCCCCCATACCTGCAATGACCGAATCGCCATAATTGCTGGACGCGCGGTTAATTAGCGCAATCGAAAGACTTGTCAGCAGTTGGAACACCAAAGTGGGAACTCCAATTTTTAAAATTTCCGCCATCATTTGCCTCGTAGGAGAAAACTCTTTTATGCTGAACGTAAATACGCTTTTTTTGCGAAGAACATAGGTGAGATAAACAAGCGTGGATACCATTTGCGAAATTGCTGTGGCGATTGCTGCACCTTCTACTCCCATGTCCAAAATATAAATGAAAAGAGGGTCTAATCCGATGTTCAATACGGCTCCCAATAGCAAGGCACACATGGTCGTTTTTGCTGCACCCTCGCTACTTACAATATTGTTCATTGTTACATTAAACACATTGAAAATACAGGACAGCACATAAATTCTTGCGTATGTCGAGGCATACGGCATAATTGTTTCCGTCGCTCCCACCATCACCAAAATTGGTTTAAGGAAAATCGTAGAAAGTAGAATGATAATAGCACCAATCAGAATACTGCTATACAGTGCGGTGCTTGCCACTTTATCGGCGGTATCTTTATCTCCGCGTCCTAATAGTCTTGACAGATAGGATGCGGCTCCGTTACCGAACATAAGACCTAAACCAACCACAACTTGTCCCAACGGAAATACGATAGAAATAGCACCCATTTGACTTTTTCCCAAACCAGCCACAAAATAGGCATCCACCAGATTATAGAGTGCATTGATCAACATCCCAATCATAATCGGTATGCCGAGAGCCATCAGAGCTTTGGGGATAGGCGCACTGCCCAAAAGCTCAAGTTTGTTGTTGCGTTCATTCATTGTTAAAACTCCTTTCGTCTCTTCAGGTATAATTTACAGTAGTGTAGGCCATAGTGCCGCACAGTATAAATAATAGTACTATAATTTATAGTATATGTCAAGAGGTGAGGCAATTTATCTTGACAAAAAGTATAAAATACAATACTATATTTTATAGTGAATTTGACGGTGTTCTTTTATTCAGAAAACATAGCGAAAGGACGTGATTCCACATGGCAACCATAGATTTAATTGTATTGGGAATATTGAAAAAGGAGCCAATGAGTGCCTACGATATTCAAAAGTTGGTAGAATATAGAAACATATCCAAATGGGTAAAAATCAGCACTCCATCCATTTATAAAAAAGCCATTCAGTTAGAAGAAAAGGGGCTAATCCGAGGCGAAATCGTAAAAGAAGGGAAGATGCCAGAAAAAGTGATTTATTCCCTGACGGATGCCGGAGAAGCAGAATTTGAACGGCTCATGTTTGAGATTTCTGAAAAACCTATTAACATTTTTCTAGACTTCAACGCAGTTATTGTGAATTTGGATTCCTTGCCACCTGAAAAACAAAAATCGTGTATAGCAGAAATTGAGGAAAATATTAGTACCTTAAAATCCTATCTGGAATATAATATACAGAAAAAAGAAAATGAACCCAGTATTCCCGCAACAGGTATGGCTGTTTTGCGTCAGCAGTATGTACTGGTGGAAGCAATCCAAGCATGGATTGCTTTATTAAAAGAGAATCAAATAAATCCTTTAGAATAAAGACGAAAAAAAAATAGAGCAGTTTACCTAGAATTTAAGCTTTACTGTTACTCAAACAAGTGGCATTTTAACTCTCTACATATCGTTGGAATGAACTTCTGGATGCTGTATGTTATTTTGATCTTGGCAGGAAAGGAAGCGTTCGTGTTTATATTCTTGTGTTCGCTTTGACAACTACTGCAAAGGATTATGTATAATCAAGTGAATGATAGTAGTATCAAAATATGAATTATAAAATGTAGACAGAACGGATATAGCAACATTTCGCCAATCGCTCATGAACTATAAAATGTATATGGGTGATGCAGAATGGCGAAAATTGAGGACTGTCCCGGCTTTGAAACGTTCGGAGCGGATGTCAAGGCAGCTCGAAAGGCAAAACAACTTTCCCGCAGTGCGCTGGCTGACATGATACATTGTGACAGCCGGTATCTTGCGAACATCGAAAACGAAGGCACGCTGCCCAGCCTGCCGGTGGTGATTCAGCTGATAAAAATATGTGGTCTGCCCGTGGAGCGGTACTTCAACCCGGAACTCATGCGGGAAGAAAGTGCGGAACGTCAGCGAGTCAGCCACAAGCTGCAGCTTTGCCCGGAAGAATACTTACCCATCGTAGAAGGTGCCATTGACGGTGCCTTACGAATCCATGAACAGGAAAAAGAGCCCGTGTGTGTCTGATTGTCATGCACGGTCATTGAGAGGATGCAAAAGCGTCCTCTTATTTTTTTGCATTTTGCGGGCAAAACGGGGGTGTTGTGGTGTCATAGTAGTGGGGAAAGGTAACGTAGCAAGCATA is a genomic window containing:
- a CDS encoding helix-turn-helix domain-containing protein, whose translation is MPMTNVRKNSAKLTREDLKIAPESPTMKLSETPAVEPSDQTSKTVRHAPLVYRVEEIAQLLAISNRAAYNLCNTTKDFKVIRLGTSIRVSKQSFDDWFAAV
- a CDS encoding DNA primase family protein, with the protein product MSDWKKRNDDWRDEDELEEEEECECPWVDSKGKVRETAYCQYFLEKHPMMCLKQKLFDQNGEVDEDALLYEVHSDLRDFVLDNLAKKEKQVLDALRIETYTPEWKPQLDRIHLQNGTYFLDERGFVPEKELCLNRLPVEYQPDAPAPTKWLEFLDGLLIPEDILTLQEYLGYLLIPSTKAQKMLVMTGKGGEGKSRIGLLLKKLFGEASHSESILRIETNRFASANLEYKLVMVDDDLNMVALPETRNIKSIVTAEDRLCIERKNKQAVQGLLYVRFICFGNGNLVAAHDDSDGFWRRQILITVKDRDPARVDNPFLIEELSEERPGILLWMLEGLHRLLANRYQFTISERSIQNLEAAMADSDNLTQFMQATAYVRFKPDTEERSTYLYRAYTKWCEDNLESPVPQKKFSQFLLKNAGKYGLTFSKHIEGKYRGFRGVCVHPAFAAA
- a CDS encoding CHC2 zinc finger domain-containing protein; the encoded protein is MMCCPFHGDKHPSMKVDSRFHCFACQADGDVIDFVGRLFQLSPYKAVEKLKNDFGMALADGKVRLAPRRPPTVRQLLLDYYRCLQRWRVRYEPQSPTEELHPCFLEAIKNLDIVEYYLDCSVLPDPQTENELRKYWEGLHERLEKEERRLA
- a CDS encoding relaxase/mobilization nuclease domain-containing protein — its product is MATIKHLSSKNSNYAAAESYLTFQHNEYTGLPILDEKGRPKLRDSYLLDTLECGESSFAMACLIANRKYGKNGGREDVKTHHYIISFDPKDAVENDLTMERAQALGLQFCKDNFPGHPAIVCTHPDGHNSAGNIHVHIVIGSLRVRTVERQPFMDKPCDWEAGKKHRCTSAMLRHLRVAVMEMCEQADLNQINLLEAQGDHVSEREYWAQRRGQRRLDHANAKLAAEGQQPTQTVYQTELDKLRKQIYAVLNKTTTFEEFSALLMQEHGIAVKESRGRLSYCPPGRTKFITAKKLSKKLEKEQVLTVLSQNIQLAVTIQPSSEKKPDKIRKLVDIQANVAAGKGIGYERWAKKFNLKRWSQTLCLLQEKKLLSEDALNQRIAELKTQHDDALAVVKDLDARMVSLKELRGHLVVYRQYKPLAQKLQTVRNPAKFKEQHRAEFAVYEAACAYFKANGLRTLPDLKKLDAEYQTLSSEKNGFYTRYKKAQIELRELRTAQQNVEAFFRKEERSHTVPQQEVK
- a CDS encoding plasmid mobilization protein, encoding MAEMKSPNVHAKKNRNDTPRKRKTHIIKVRVTAEEKLRIAYACKELHLTQSELVRRVLYGVNVKHTVVVAQGGEDALAALAALSAQCSKVGSNLNQLARHFNSGGKDTEQLRAQILEELSALTNFRLKAEETVGELYGNHQAFKLEEL
- a CDS encoding response regulator transcription factor — translated: MRKLFLLEDDLSLISGLTFAFKKQGFALDTARTLAEAEVLWSDRKYDLLVLDVSLPDGSGFDFCQKVRRTSNVPILFLTASDEEMNIIMGLELGGDDYLTKPFKLGVLLSRVNALLRRANASSAGEPVLESGSITVRLLQGQAYKNGVLLELTGAEYKLLCFFMQHPNAVLSKEQILDALWDCDGDYIDSSALTVYIRRLRMKIEDDPGKPQMLLTVRGMGYKWNG
- a CDS encoding sensor histidine kinase encodes the protein MKVFANREIRILFRTVLAVWAVALALTQGIVWHTTHVFSFGLLLVFLLLGGCLWGVLFRYFQRQSALLEQAVQQIQSCLDGNPDARLDCDREGELYRLFHSVNALAAVLSAHADNEQREKRFLKNTIADISHQLKTPLAALNIYNGLLQDEVVSPSEVKEFADLSEQELDRIETLVQNLLKITRLDAGSVVLEKKNENVAEMVQDIARQYNYRAEQEQKKLVLSGSEAVTLWCDRDWMQEAVDNLVKNALDHTKSGDTIQVEWNALPSMHT
- a CDS encoding helix-turn-helix domain-containing protein — protein: MNSYEHTSRDFLPLSVIRSACAGDTDAVEQVLRHYRGYINKLCTGILYDKHGQPHVCMDGSAFHST
- a CDS encoding sigma-70 family RNA polymerase sigma factor, producing MEAIPRNDGEQYRFDAFCKAVLRNEARNYHRNKKRLLDREKSFSVLSLEELGQLTSVDHYPSEEFVFSSYGCDLHIDNELVANAFAALPKQEQSILILFCVLELGDGEIGDLMGMSRSAVQRHRAKTLNELRKKLKAHLPEGG
- a CDS encoding cysteine-rich KTR domain-containing protein, which translates into the protein MKIEWILCPFCGSKTRLKIRNDTILDNFPLYCPKCKHETLIAVRKLNLSIIQEPDAQTQSR
- a CDS encoding MATE family efflux transporter produces the protein MNERNNKLELLGSAPIPKALMALGIPIMIGMLINALYNLVDAYFVAGLGKSQMGAISIVFPLGQVVVGLGLMFGNGAASYLSRLLGRGDKDTADKVASTALYSSILIGAIIILLSTIFLKPILVMVGATETIMPYASTYARIYVLSCIFNVFNVTMNNIVSSEGAAKTTMCALLLGAVLNIGLDPLFIYILDMGVEGAAIATAISQMVSTLVYLTYVLRKKSVFTFSIKEFSPTRQMMAEILKIGVPTLVFQLLTSLSIALINRASSNYGDSVIAGMGAVTRITSMGTLVVFGFLKGFQPIAGFSYGAKKFDRLREAIKTSIIWSTSFCLVVGLVMAVFSMQIISQFTKGDTQMILVGQKSLFANGITFILFGFYTVYSSLFLALGKGAAGFFLGACRQGVCFVPVILLLPMVWGMNGILYAQPIADVISVVITVFMALHLHRELSMAEKQVMSNSEM
- a CDS encoding PadR family transcriptional regulator gives rise to the protein MATIDLIVLGILKKEPMSAYDIQKLVEYRNISKWVKISTPSIYKKAIQLEEKGLIRGEIVKEGKMPEKVIYSLTDAGEAEFERLMFEISEKPINIFLDFNAVIVNLDSLPPEKQKSCIAEIEENISTLKSYLEYNIQKKENEPSIPATGMAVLRQQYVLVEAIQAWIALLKENQINPLE
- a CDS encoding helix-turn-helix transcriptional regulator, yielding MAKIEDCPGFETFGADVKAARKAKQLSRSALADMIHCDSRYLANIENEGTLPSLPVVIQLIKICGLPVERYFNPELMREESAERQRVSHKLQLCPEEYLPIVEGAIDGALRIHEQEKEPVCV